A single window of Nicotiana tomentosiformis chromosome 1, ASM39032v3, whole genome shotgun sequence DNA harbors:
- the LOC104112640 gene encoding germin-like protein subfamily 1 member 17 gives MALKVLILTIATMAVLFSMSHAFDPSPLQDICVAVDDSMAAVFVNGKICKDPKQVMANDFFKSGLNIPGNTSNQLGSAVTAVNVGNLPGLNTLGISLARIDYAPYGLNPPHTHPRGTEILAVLEGTLYVGFVLSNPGPNIKNKLFTKILNPGDVFVFPIGLIHFQFNVGKTKAVAFAGLSSQNPGVITIANAVFGSDPPINPDVLTKAFQVEKKVVDYLQSQFWWDNN, from the exons ATGGCTCTCAAAGTATTGATATTAACCATTGCAACAATGGCTGTGTTATTTTCAATGAGCCATGCATTTGATCCTAGTCCTTTGCAGGATATTTGTGTTGCTGTTGATGACTCCATGGCTGCTG TTTTTGTGAACGGAAAAATTTGCAAGGATCCAAAGCAGGTTATGGCAAATGATTTCTTTAAATCGGGTCTAAACATACCTGGAAATACCTCAAATCAACTTGGATCTGCTGTAACTGCTGTGAACGTAGGCAACTTACCTGGACTCAACACTCTGGGCATTTCATTAGCGCGCATCGATTATGCACCATATGGTCTCAACCCACCTCATACACACCCCCGAGGAACTGAGATTCTTGCTGTTCTTGAGGGTACACTATACGTTGGCTTTGTCCTTTCAAACCCTGGTCCAAATATTAAGAACAAGCTCTTTACCAAGATTTTAAATCCTGGAGATGTGTTCGTTTTCCCAATAGGTCTCATTCATTTTCAGTTTAATGTGGGAAAGACTAAGGCTGTTGCATTTGCCGGACTCAGTAGTCAAAATCCAGGAGTCATCACTATCGCGAATGCAGTATTTGGTTCAGACCCACCAATCAATCCTGATGTTCTTACGAAAGCATTCCAAGTTGAAAAGAAAGTTGTGGATTACCTCCAATCACAATTCTGGTGGGATAACAACTAA